The following coding sequences lie in one Epinephelus moara isolate mb chromosome 17, YSFRI_EMoa_1.0, whole genome shotgun sequence genomic window:
- the LOC126404139 gene encoding fibronectin-like, translating into MAESVPTMDNSDEEEFYDAPDYPESYDEDGKITLPTPQSDYVPPPGDVTVLSADQETVSLGFSLTETSVRYKLQIDYSCDTQTGSWIREDSSTVTVEGLNPGTEYTFSIIRIADNGNQSKATSLSVFTEASPPANITVDQISSESLSLSWDPPAGEVESYTVTCCSEGETEQVMTTDANNQTFSNLKPGVCYSLQVSAQLRNGRQSKPAVTAATTSK; encoded by the exons ATGGCTGAGAGTGTACCCACAATGGATAACTCTGATGAGGAG GAGTTCTACGATGCCCCAGATTACCCCGAGTCATACGATGAGGACGGAAAGATTACTTTACCAACACCACAGTCTGACT ACGTTCCTCCACCAGGAGATGTAACAGTTCTCAGTGCTGACCAGGAGACTGTTTCTCTTGGCTTTTCACTCACTGAGACCTCTGTTAGGTATAAACTGCAAATAGATTACTCctgtgacacacagacaggcagttGGATCAGAGAGGACTCCAGCACTGTGACGGTTGAGGGACTGAATCCTGGGACTGAGTATACTTTCAGCATCATAAGGATTGCTGATAATGGAAATCAAAGCAAAGCAACCTCGCTATCTGTCTTCACAG AGGCCAGCCCTCCTGCAAACATTACAGTTGACCAGATAAGCAGTGAGTCGCTGTCTCTGAGTTGGGACCCACCTGCTGGTGAAGTGGAGAGCTACACTGTGACCTGTTGCAGCGAGGGAGAAACTGAACAAGTGATGACAACAGACGCAAACAACCAGACTTTCAGCAACCTGAAGCCAGGGGTGTGTTACTCCCTGCAGGTTTCTGCACAACTTAGGAATGGAAGACAAAGCAAGCCAGCTGTAACAGCTGCTACCACAAGTAAGTAA